One segment of Scomber scombrus chromosome 3, fScoSco1.1, whole genome shotgun sequence DNA contains the following:
- the igfn1.4 gene encoding immunoglobulin-like and fibronectin type III domain-containing protein 1, translating to MFKRTKVTDGTATGQDPDAENYIDKEVGIKKRSKVPGVMITQFIETLPEGKSHPDFTRKPIALTIQEGKFAFFKAIVTGDPKPDVKWSRNNGDVSDASRYQSKYDPNSNEHTFEMPNVKPDQADTYKCFATNEFGQAMVTVVLNIIEVGFKMNKTGQQPVVEVTDFKKVLKRRSKVRPKAEEPEKKDGEIDPKFWELLMSADKKDYERICAEFGVTDFRWMLKTLNEMKKEREEEQAAFVKNLSNLKPIHVNSDGTASFELDMDLLDPSSSIFLYKDGEMVPYTKELGDQMKHCLKKVGRKYIFTLRDLMPEDAGLYQVDVDDVNMFSTDFKIPMVDFLVKIQEVKAIEREDAVFECVLSNPFSKIMWFGKNLPLEQGDKFDIEVSEDMLIHRLVVKDCMVIDKGIYSACAGIKSCNAWLIVEADKSVPKGKKAARKTTRAGGSGEDLSKIAQEQQVKLDKNREERKEQIKAVKEARAAAADVSDSGDKTGAASTDGQSKAPKASDSGAGKDKAGAGTGPAHSAQGAKGGASQDVQLAAGEPGISCGLSDINALRGKPAELTVTMNTDCEGAWFKDGEPLTSGGGITISKDGNTHKLVIHSCRDDDTGVHRFESGNLSTEAKVTVGDVPDFDPDDLHKFSKPVIVRVGQNAAFKMPFTPQESLVVSWFKDGIEMKDGGGIKIVREPNHSRLLLRDCLRSDMGEVKIQLKSPFGAVEATSRLIVLDRPGPPEGPVETTETTSSVIEIKWSPPKDDGGSPVTNYIIERLQKGHSMWTKLGDVSADKTSFRDRNVTHGKKYHYRIFAENPEGLSDALETTDSIMAGIMILSGPPGAPKVVSTSKTCINLTWTPPVDDKGIPIIGYQLEKRKKDTTEWIALNAVNEPIEDVNYGVKEVTEGAEYEFRVSAINESGAGDLSPPSAMACAKNPNMRPCFKDPEDFIVVRAGNSVRVKVSYEAEPPPQITWLRDDEPISPWIEVINTEGMSQLVIPSSKRSDSAIYTIKAKNSVGEACFDIEVRVTDEPKCPGPVTLEQTVHGKVVVSWTPSPDEELDDRLCYMVSQCDSNTRMWKTAVDRLFDHTYTVINIYPGIEYHFRVYARNDMGLSDPSQSPTWGINSNRVPIPTNGVTGYSMGMNFERPPSILVPLKVHTPPKGYQVFMTCAVRGCPVPSVTWYLNNICINSDKNYYFTNSYGVCSMYILRVRPKDSGDYRVVAVNALGKAECSTKLTVKD from the exons ATGTTTAAAAGAACGAAGGTGACGGATGGGACGGCTACTGGCCAAG ATCCCGATGCAGAGAATTACATTGATAAAGAAG TGGGGATCAAGAAAAGATCTAAGGTCCCCGGGGTGATGATTACTCAGTTTATTGAAACACTGCCAGAGGGAAAGAGCCATCCAGACTTCACCCGCAAGCCAATTGCCTTGACCATCCAAGAAG gcaaatttgctttttttaaagccatTGTCACAGGAGACCCAAAGCCGGATGTAAAATGGAGCAGAAATAACGGAGATGTGTCTGATGCATCAAGATATCAGTCCAAATACGATCCCAACTCCAATGAGCATACATTTGAG ATGCCAAATGTTAAGCCAGACCAAGCAGATACCTATAAGTGTTTTGCCACAAATGAATTTGGACAAGCCATGGTCACTgttgttctaaatattattgAAG ttggtttcaaaatgaacaaaacaggACAGCAACCGGTAGTAGAAGTCACCGATTTTAAGAAAGTACTAAAAAGGAGAAG TAAAGTACGTCCCAAAGCTGAAGAACCGGagaaaaaagatggagagattGATCCTAAATTTTGGGAGCTCTTAATGAGCGCTGACAAGAAAGACTATGAGAGAATCTGTGCAGAATTTGGAGTGACTGACTTTCGCTGGATGCTCAAGACactaaatgaaatgaagaaagaaagagaggaagaacaaGCTGCG TTCGTCAAAAACCTGTCAAACCTGAAACCTATCCATGTCAACTCAGATGGTACTGCATCCTTTGAGCTTGACATGGATCTTCTTGACCCCAGCAGCTCAATCTTTCTGTACAAG GACGGTGAAATGGTTCCTTACACAAAGGAGTTGGGAGACCAGATGAAGCACTGCCTTAAAAAAGTAGGGAGAAAGTATATTTTCACCTTGAGGGATCTTATGCCAGAAGATGCTGGACTGTACCAGGTGGATGTAGATGATGTGAATATGTTTTCcactgactttaaaa TTCCCATGGTGGATTTCTTGGTGAAAATTCAGGAAGTAAAGGCAATAGAGAGAGAAGATGCTGTTTTTGAGTGTGTCCTATCAAACCCCTTCTCCAAGATTATGTGGTTCGGCAAGAATCTGCCACTGGAACAAGGGGATAAATTTGACATTGAAGTGTCAGAAGACATGCTCATTCACAGGCTGGTGGTCAAAGACTGCATGGTAATAGACAAAGGAATTTATTCTGCCTGTGCAGGAATAAAATCATGCAATGCATGGCTTATTGTTGAAG CTGATAAAAGTGTACCAAAGGGAAAGAAAGCTGCAAGGAAAACAACAAGGGCAGGAGGATCTGGGGAGGATCTTTCGAAGATTGCCCAAGAGCAACAAGTTAAACTGGACAAGAatagagaggaaaggaaagaacaaaTTAAAGCTGTGAAAGAAGCTcgagcagctgcagcagatgtCTCCGATTCAGGAGACAAAACAGGAGCTGCTTCAACTGACGGTCAATCCAAAGCACCAAAAGCCTCTGACTCAG GTGCGGGAAAGGATAAAGCAGGAGCAGGAACAGGACCAG CCCATTCTGCTCAGGGAGCCAAAGGCGGTGCAAGCCAAGACGTTCAACTTGCTGCAGGAG AGCCTGGAATTTCCTGTGGACTCTCTGATATTAATGCTCTTCGTGGAAAGCCGGCTGAATTAACAGTGACGATGAACACAGACTGCGAAGGAGCTTGGTTCAAAGATGGAGAGCCG TTAACGTCCGGTGGAGGGATCACCATAAGCAAAGATGGAAACACTCACAAGCTGGTTATTCACAGCTGCAGAGATGACGACACTGGAGTTCATCGTTTTGAATCTGGGAATCTTAGTACGGAAGCAAAAGTCACAGTTGGAG ATGTACCTGACTTTGACCCAGATGACCTTCACAAGTTCTCCAAACCTGTGATTGTAAGAGTGGGCCAGAACGCTGCTTTCAAGATGCCCTTTACGCCTCAGGAGTCTTTGGTGGTCAGCTGGTTTAAGGATGGCATCGAAATGAAAGATGGAGGAGGAATTAAGATTGTGAGGGAGCCCAATCACAGTCGGCTGCTTCTCAGAGACTGCCTGCGGTCAGACATGGGAGAAGTAAAAATCCAACTTAAAAGCCCATTTGGAGCAGTGGAGGCCACATCTAGGCTTATTGTGCTTG ATCGTCCAGGTCCACCAGAGGGTCCGGTGGAGACCACTGAAACCACCTCAAGTGTAATTGAGATTAAATGGAGCCCTCCCAAAGATGACGGTGGCTCTCCTGTAACCAACTACATTATAGAACGGCTGCAGAAAGGGCACAGTATGTGGACGAAACTTGGGGATGTCTCAGCCGACAAGACCTCCTTTAGAGACAGGAATGTGACTCATGGAAAGAAATATCACTACCGCATCTTTGCAGAAAACCCAGAGGGCCTCAGCGACGCCCTGGAGACAACTGATAGCATTATGGCTGGCATAATGA TACTTTCTGGTCCACCTGGTGCCCCCAAAGTGGTGAGTACCTCTAAGACCTGTATCAACTTGACTTGGACCCCGCCGGTGGATGACAAAGGAATACCAATCATTGGTTACCAATTGGAGAAACGAAAGAAGGACACAACTGAGTGGATTGCCCTAAATGCAGTTAATGAACCTATTGAAG ATGTGAACTATGGAGTTAAAGAAGTCACTGAGGGAGCAGAGTATGAGTTCAGGGTTTCAGCAATCAATGAATCAGGAGCAGGAGATCTAAGCCCTCCCTCTGCAATGGCATGTGCAAAGAATCCCAACA TGAGACCTTGCTTTAAAGACCCAGAGGACTTCATTGTTGTCAGGGCAGGAAATTCTGTACGTGTCAAGGTTTCTTATGAG GCTGAACCTCCACCTCAAATCACTTGGCTGAGGGATGATGAGCCAATATCCCCATGGATTGAGGTCATCAATACAGAGGGAATGTCTCAGCTTGTTATACCTTCATCAAAGCGCTCAGATTCAGCCATCTACACTATTAAAGCCAAAAACTCTGTGGGCGAGGCTTGCTTTGACATTGAAGTTAGAGTGACag ATGAACCCAAGTGCCCAGGGCCAGTGACACTGGAGCAAACAGTCCATGGCAAAGTGGTAGTATCGTGGACTCCCTCTCCAGACGAAGAGCTTGATGACCGACTGTGCTACATGGTGTCTCAATGCGACTCTAATACCAGAATGTGGAAGACGGCAGTGGACCGCCTCTTCGATCACACCTACACAGTCATCAACATTTACCCTGGGATAGAGTACCATTTCCGGGTCTATGCCAGGAATGATATGGGTCTCTCAGATCCTTCTCAGTCACCTACATGGGGTATCAACAGCAACAGAG tTCCAATACCAACAAATGGAGTTACTGGTTATTCAATGGGGATGAACTTTGAGAGGCCGCCATCCATCTTGGTCCCTCTAAAGGTCCACACACCACCTAAAGGTTACCAAGTCTTCATGACATGTGCTGTCCGAGGATGCCCCGTGCCCAGTGTGACCTGGTAC